The proteins below come from a single Pseudochaenichthys georgianus chromosome 14, fPseGeo1.2, whole genome shotgun sequence genomic window:
- the LOC117458566 gene encoding ubiquitin carboxyl-terminal hydrolase 28-like has translation MWRGTTLRQQPEFLTTSAGQRPPERTPEDEEEEEQQQEVPVRENVVSEVEIPNVGRIMMMLTPAMQGVILAIAKAGRSSIWKAPEAGLIKAFHEEYSRLFELSQEETTPSEDVRLQHSLVYFFQNKAPNRIIERTLLEQFTDRNLSFDERAISIMREARTKLRLIKPEDMDMDEYLQWHDDYRLFRTVFVYLLTGLEHYQHGKMREALIFLAHAYETNSALLTHGERRGLEKSLISVYRRKCLTVSNTGRVWIQN, from the exons ATGTGGAGAGGGACGACACTCAGACAGCAGCCCGAGTTCCTCACCACTTCAGCGGGTCAGAGACCTCCAGAGAGAACCCCtgaagacgaggaggaggaggagcagcagcaggaggtcCCGGTCAGAGAGAACGTAGTCTCCGAGGTGGAGATCCCCAACGTGGGCCGGATCATG ATGATGCTGACTCCGGCGATGCAGGGCGTGATTTTAGCGATCGCCAAGGCCGGCAGATCTTCGATATGGAAGGCCCCTGAGGCCGGACTCATCAAG GCTTTCCACGAGGAGTACTCCCGGCTGTTCGAGCTCTCCCAGGAGGAGACGACCCCCTCGGAGGACGTGCGCCTGCAGCACTCTCTGGTCTACTTCTTCCAGAACAAAGCGCCAAACCGCATCATCGAGAGGACGCTGCTGGAGCAGTTCACCGACCGCAACCTGAGCTTCGACGAGAG AGCCATCAGCATCATGAGGGAAGCTCGAACCAAGCTGCGCCTCATCAAGCCCGAGGACATGGACATGGACGAGTACCTG CAGTGGCACGATGACTACCGGCTCTTCAGGACGGTGTTCGTCTACCTGCTGACCGGACTGGAGCACTACCAACACGGGAA GATGCGAGAGGCTCTGATCTTCCTCGCTCACGCCTACGAGACGAACAGCGCGCTGCTGACGCACGGAGAGAGGCGGGGCTTAGAGAAATCTCTCATCTCCGTCTACAGGAGGAAATGTCTCACTGTGAGTAACACAGGCCGAGTGTGGATACAGAACTGA